One window of the Rhodohalobacter sp. SW132 genome contains the following:
- a CDS encoding GDP-L-fucose synthase: protein MKNKKIYVAGHRGMVGSAIVFKLQDEGYSNLVSRTSSELDLTDQAATEAFIRSEKPDVVIIAAAKVGGILANDTYPYPFIYENLQIQNNLINASHSNDVGKVIFLGSSCIYPKLADQPLKEESLLTGPLEPTNQWYAIAKIAGIKLIEALRRQFDRNYVSLMPTNLYGPRDNFDLETSHVLPAMIRKFDDAASNGHAPVNLWGSGTPMREFLYVDDLAEAVCFAMENNLEKSLYNIGTGKDITIKELAETIQRITGHEGEINWDSSKPDGTPRKLMDVSRMKNEGWTYTHDLKEGIQKTYRWFLENRDEIKEVKM from the coding sequence CGTCTTTAAGCTTCAGGATGAAGGCTATTCGAATCTCGTCTCCCGAACCAGCTCTGAACTTGATCTGACCGATCAGGCAGCTACCGAAGCGTTTATTCGATCTGAAAAACCGGATGTTGTGATTATCGCGGCAGCTAAAGTTGGCGGGATTTTGGCAAACGACACCTATCCGTATCCGTTTATCTACGAAAATCTTCAGATTCAGAACAACCTGATAAATGCCTCTCATTCTAATGATGTCGGGAAAGTTATTTTCCTGGGAAGTTCATGTATCTATCCCAAACTGGCTGATCAGCCATTGAAAGAGGAGTCCTTGCTGACAGGCCCCCTGGAACCGACCAATCAATGGTACGCGATTGCGAAAATTGCGGGAATCAAGCTTATCGAAGCGTTAAGGCGTCAGTTTGACCGGAATTATGTCTCGCTAATGCCCACAAATTTGTACGGACCGAGAGATAATTTTGACCTGGAGACATCACATGTGCTTCCGGCCATGATTCGGAAATTTGATGATGCAGCCTCCAACGGCCATGCCCCGGTAAACTTGTGGGGATCAGGTACACCGATGAGGGAGTTTCTATATGTGGATGATCTGGCCGAAGCGGTCTGTTTTGCCATGGAAAACAATCTTGAAAAATCACTCTATAATATTGGAACCGGAAAAGATATCACAATCAAAGAATTAGCGGAAACGATTCAGAGAATTACCGGCCATGAAGGAGAGATCAACTGGGATAGCAGCAAGCCGGATGGAACACCGAGAAAACTGATGGATGTCTCAAGAATGAAAAATGAAGGGTGGACTTATACTCACGATTTAAAAGAGGGGATCCAAAAAACATACCGGTGGTTTCTCGAAAACAGGGATGAAATTAAAGAAGTTAAGATGTGA